In Burkholderia contaminans, the following proteins share a genomic window:
- a CDS encoding RluA family pseudouridine synthase, which translates to MNELGKISQNSVASGQVSMIEIDENSAGQRIDNFLLRVCKGVPKSHIYRILRSGEVRVNKGRVDAQYRLAFGDIVRVPPVRVAAADLARAEATIVPPAHFDVLFEDDAMLVINKPAGVAVHGGSGVAFGVIEQMRQARPRAKFLELVHRLDRETSGILMLAKKRTALVGLHEQIRENKMDKRYFACVHGEWQSDWGRRRAVKAPLFKYSTPEGERRVRVQDDGLPSHTVFNLVDLWPEYALLEAELKTGRTHQIRVHLAHLGLPIAGDAKYGDFALNKALARANAQPSLKRMFLHAYRLRLAHPLTGEALQFDAPLPDECRRFLDQLSALRDTA; encoded by the coding sequence ATGAACGAGTTAGGCAAAATATCCCAGAATTCGGTCGCAAGCGGCCAGGTATCGATGATCGAGATCGACGAAAACTCGGCCGGTCAGCGTATCGACAACTTCCTGTTGCGCGTCTGTAAAGGCGTGCCGAAAAGCCATATTTACCGGATCCTGCGCAGCGGCGAAGTGCGTGTGAATAAGGGCCGGGTCGATGCGCAGTACCGGCTCGCGTTCGGCGACATCGTCCGCGTGCCGCCCGTGCGCGTGGCCGCCGCCGACCTCGCGCGGGCCGAAGCGACCATCGTGCCGCCCGCGCACTTCGACGTGCTGTTCGAGGACGACGCGATGCTCGTCATCAACAAGCCGGCCGGGGTGGCGGTCCACGGCGGCAGCGGCGTCGCGTTCGGCGTGATCGAGCAGATGCGCCAGGCGCGCCCGCGCGCGAAATTCCTCGAACTCGTGCACCGGCTCGACCGCGAGACGTCCGGGATCCTGATGCTCGCGAAGAAGCGCACGGCGCTCGTGGGCCTGCACGAACAGATTCGCGAGAACAAGATGGACAAGCGCTACTTCGCGTGCGTCCACGGTGAATGGCAGTCCGACTGGGGGCGTCGCCGCGCGGTGAAGGCGCCGCTGTTCAAGTATTCGACCCCGGAAGGGGAGCGCCGCGTGCGCGTGCAGGACGACGGACTGCCGTCGCATACGGTGTTCAACCTCGTCGACCTTTGGCCCGAGTACGCGCTTCTCGAGGCGGAACTCAAAACGGGTCGGACCCATCAGATCCGTGTGCACCTCGCGCATCTGGGCCTGCCGATTGCCGGTGACGCCAAGTATGGCGATTTCGCACTGAACAAGGCGCTGGCACGCGCGAATGCGCAGCCGTCGCTGAAACGGATGTTCCTGCATGCGTACCGGCTGCGGCTCGCCCATCCGCTGACCGGCGAGGCGCTGCAGTTCGATGCGCCGCTGCCGGACGAATGCCGGCGCTTCCTCGATCAACTCAGCGCACTGCGCGATACCGCCTGA
- a CDS encoding Rieske (2Fe-2S) protein: MSAVPDAVRVCASDALADGGAGVRVDATLRGEQAVVFFVRYEGQAYGYLNRCAHVPMELDWAEGQFFESSGLYLMCATHGAIYEPNTGKCVGGPCRGGRLRPVEVDERDTSDGRAVFWVPDADLRPAVSATTD; the protein is encoded by the coding sequence ATGAGCGCGGTGCCGGACGCCGTGCGCGTGTGCGCATCGGATGCACTGGCCGACGGCGGCGCCGGCGTGCGCGTCGACGCGACGCTGCGCGGCGAGCAGGCCGTCGTGTTCTTCGTGCGCTACGAGGGCCAGGCATACGGTTACCTGAATCGCTGCGCGCATGTGCCGATGGAGCTCGACTGGGCCGAAGGGCAGTTCTTCGAATCCTCGGGCCTCTATCTGATGTGCGCGACACATGGCGCGATCTACGAGCCGAACACCGGCAAGTGCGTCGGCGGCCCGTGCCGCGGTGGCCGCCTGCGGCCGGTCGAGGTCGACGAGCGCGACACCTCCGACGGGCGTGCGGTATTCTGGGTGCCCGACGCCGACCTGCGTCCCGCTGTTTCCGCCACGACCGACTGA
- a CDS encoding S49 family peptidase codes for MADQPNSPDSSSRPDSREPNWERAALERIALAAVKEQRAARRWKIFFRFAFLAVFVLFAFALIDFSSDSKFSSSGRHTALVTIDGEIAAGVNANADDINTALDAAFEDDGTAGVVLRINSPGGSPVQAGMVYDEIRRLRAKHPDKPLYVVVTDMCASGGYYIASAADKIFVDKASIVGSIGVLMDGFGFTGLMGKLGVDRRLHTSGENKGFYDPFSPETPKMDAHAQALLDQVHAQFIKAVKDGRGKRLHETPDMFSGLFWTGEKSVELGLADGYGTTDTVARDVLKAPDLVDYTVKESLTNRVARKFGAAVGGAAMKALTTGGASVSLR; via the coding sequence ATGGCCGACCAACCGAATTCCCCGGATTCCTCCTCCCGTCCCGACAGCCGTGAACCGAACTGGGAGCGTGCGGCGCTCGAGCGGATCGCGCTCGCGGCCGTCAAGGAGCAGCGCGCGGCGCGACGCTGGAAGATCTTCTTCCGCTTCGCGTTCCTCGCCGTGTTCGTGCTGTTCGCGTTCGCGCTGATCGATTTTTCGAGCGATTCGAAGTTTTCGTCGAGCGGGCGGCATACGGCGCTCGTGACGATCGACGGCGAGATCGCGGCCGGCGTGAACGCAAATGCCGACGACATCAACACCGCGCTCGACGCCGCGTTCGAAGACGACGGCACGGCCGGTGTCGTGCTGCGGATCAACAGTCCGGGCGGCAGCCCGGTGCAGGCCGGGATGGTCTACGACGAGATCCGCCGGCTGCGCGCGAAGCATCCGGACAAGCCGCTGTATGTCGTCGTGACCGACATGTGCGCATCGGGCGGCTATTACATCGCGTCTGCGGCCGACAAGATCTTCGTCGACAAGGCGAGCATCGTCGGCTCGATCGGCGTGCTGATGGACGGGTTCGGCTTTACCGGGCTGATGGGCAAGCTCGGTGTCGATCGGCGCCTGCATACGTCGGGCGAAAACAAGGGCTTCTACGACCCGTTCTCGCCGGAAACGCCGAAGATGGACGCGCACGCGCAGGCATTGCTCGACCAGGTGCACGCGCAGTTCATCAAGGCTGTGAAGGATGGCCGCGGCAAGCGGCTGCACGAGACGCCCGACATGTTCTCGGGCCTGTTCTGGACCGGCGAGAAGAGCGTCGAGCTCGGGCTTGCGGACGGTTACGGTACGACCGACACGGTCGCGCGCGACGTGCTGAAGGCGCCGGATCTCGTCGACTACACGGTGAAGGAAAGCCTGACGAACCGCGTTGCGCGCAAGTTCGGCGCGGCCGTCGGCGGCGCCGCGATGAAGGCGCTGACGACCGGCGGCGCGTCGGTCAGCCTGCGCTGA
- a CDS encoding SAM-dependent methyltransferase translates to MTAGTLYLVPNTLGEGDESMLAAVLPAAVQARAGTLGYYIGENAKTTRAFLKKIGTTRPIQEIEISELNVNTPAGAIDRLLAPVLAGADAGLVSEAGCPAVADPGAMLVRRAHERGVKVVPLVGPSSILLALMASGLNGQSFAFNGYLPVDAAARAKRLRELEQLSRKARQTQIFIETPYRNQAMLDTLVATCAPSTQICVAADLTLATETIASRTVTDWKKAPAPNLHKRPAIFLLLAN, encoded by the coding sequence ATGACCGCCGGCACGCTTTACCTCGTCCCGAACACGCTCGGCGAAGGCGACGAATCGATGCTCGCGGCCGTCCTGCCCGCGGCCGTGCAGGCGCGCGCCGGCACGCTCGGTTATTACATCGGCGAGAACGCGAAGACGACGCGTGCGTTTCTGAAGAAGATCGGCACCACACGCCCGATCCAGGAAATCGAGATCAGCGAACTGAACGTCAACACGCCGGCCGGCGCCATCGACCGGCTGCTCGCGCCCGTGCTGGCCGGCGCGGACGCCGGCCTCGTGTCCGAAGCCGGCTGCCCGGCCGTCGCCGATCCCGGCGCCATGCTGGTGCGCCGCGCGCACGAGCGCGGCGTGAAAGTCGTACCGCTGGTCGGACCGAGTTCGATCCTGCTCGCACTGATGGCATCGGGCCTGAACGGCCAGAGCTTCGCGTTCAACGGCTACCTGCCGGTCGACGCGGCGGCACGAGCGAAACGCCTGCGCGAACTCGAGCAACTGTCACGCAAGGCCCGCCAGACGCAGATCTTCATCGAAACGCCGTACCGGAATCAGGCGATGCTCGACACGCTCGTCGCGACCTGCGCGCCGTCGACGCAGATCTGCGTCGCAGCCGACCTGACCCTCGCGACGGAGACGATCGCGAGCCGGACCGTCACGGACTGGAAAAAGGCGCCTGCGCCGAATCTGCACAAGCGCCCTGCCATCTTCCTGCTGCTGGCGAACTGA
- a CDS encoding Maf-like protein, giving the protein MPDTACRPPRLILASSSRYRRALLERLGVPFDVVSPDLDETPHDGETPAATALRLAGAKARAVAATIDAPDGVLVIGSDQVATFDGLQIGKPGTHERALAQLVSMQGREVEFHSALCLYDSRTGEAQVEDIVTRVRFRSLPEAELDAYLRAETPYDVAGSAKSEGLGIALLDAIDSNDPTALVGLPLIALTRMLRAADYPLFATTRGDRA; this is encoded by the coding sequence ATGCCGGATACCGCTTGCCGCCCACCGCGGCTGATTCTTGCCTCCAGTTCACGCTACCGCCGCGCGCTCCTCGAGCGCCTCGGCGTCCCCTTCGACGTCGTGTCGCCCGACCTCGACGAAACCCCGCACGACGGCGAAACGCCGGCCGCGACCGCCCTGCGGCTCGCCGGCGCGAAAGCGCGCGCCGTCGCCGCCACCATCGACGCACCGGACGGCGTGCTCGTGATCGGGTCGGACCAGGTCGCGACCTTCGACGGGCTCCAGATCGGCAAGCCCGGCACCCATGAGCGCGCGCTCGCGCAACTCGTGTCGATGCAGGGCCGCGAAGTCGAATTCCACAGCGCGCTGTGCCTGTACGACAGCCGGACGGGTGAAGCGCAGGTCGAGGACATCGTCACGCGCGTGCGTTTCCGCTCGCTGCCCGAGGCCGAACTCGACGCGTACCTGCGCGCCGAAACGCCGTACGACGTCGCCGGCAGCGCGAAGTCCGAAGGGCTCGGCATCGCACTGCTCGACGCGATCGACTCGAACGATCCGACCGCGCTCGTCGGCCTGCCGCTGATCGCGCTCACGCGCATGCTGCGCGCCGCCGACTATCCATTGTTTGCAACCACCCGTGGAGACCGCGCATGA
- a CDS encoding YceD family protein, producing the protein MNTSSGKPAAALDPHAIDLFEFARSGRQAAGAVRLSQLPRMLNEVPADAPDRDTVFTWQAEGFTQKELQDDGADGQQPYLRLAVHGQAWLTCQRCMTPYDQTFDVDMTYRVVATEEEAEEFPLDDDEADVIVGSRQFDLVDLIEEELLLSLPLVPKHEVCPAVHESLVSGASGPVEEADEESGETADEGKRPNPFAALEALKKDGDGTKKH; encoded by the coding sequence ATGAACACTTCTTCTGGCAAACCGGCTGCGGCGCTTGATCCGCATGCGATCGACCTGTTCGAGTTCGCCCGCAGCGGGCGGCAGGCAGCAGGTGCGGTGCGCCTCTCGCAACTGCCGCGCATGTTAAACGAAGTGCCTGCGGACGCGCCAGATCGCGACACGGTCTTCACATGGCAGGCGGAAGGGTTCACCCAGAAGGAGTTGCAGGACGACGGCGCCGATGGGCAGCAGCCGTATCTGCGCCTTGCGGTGCACGGCCAGGCGTGGCTCACGTGCCAGCGCTGCATGACCCCGTACGACCAGACGTTCGACGTCGACATGACGTACCGGGTCGTCGCGACCGAAGAAGAAGCTGAAGAATTTCCGCTCGACGACGATGAAGCCGATGTGATCGTGGGCTCACGCCAGTTCGATCTCGTCGACTTGATCGAAGAGGAATTGCTGCTTTCGTTGCCGCTCGTGCCCAAGCACGAGGTTTGCCCGGCAGTTCACGAAAGCCTCGTGTCGGGTGCGAGCGGTCCTGTGGAAGAGGCGGACGAAGAGTCCGGCGAAACCGCGGACGAAGGCAAACGGCCGAATCCGTTCGCAGCGCTGGAAGCGCTGAAGAAGGACGGTGACGGCACCAAGAAACACTAA
- the rpmF gene encoding 50S ribosomal protein L32, with amino-acid sequence MAVQQNKKSPSKRGMHRSHDFLTAAPLAVEPSTGEVHLRHHVSPNGYYRGKKVVKTKND; translated from the coding sequence ATGGCAGTCCAGCAAAACAAGAAGTCGCCGTCGAAGCGCGGCATGCATCGTTCGCACGATTTCCTGACGGCAGCGCCGCTGGCAGTCGAGCCGAGCACGGGTGAAGTGCACCTGCGTCACCACGTCAGCCCGAACGGCTACTACCGCGGCAAGAAAGTCGTCAAGACGAAGAACGACTAA